GAACCCACCGTGAAACCCACCGCCAGGGCCCAGGAACCGTACCGGGCGCCGAAGAGCAAGGCGGCGGCGATCATCGCCAGGTTGAAGGGGATACCGGTGAAGGCTGGCCCGGTGAACCGCCGGTGGGCGTGGAGCAGCCCCGTCAGCAGGTTCATCGCCGTTACAAATAAGGAAGCGATGAGGAGGATCCGGGTCAGCCCGGCGGCCAGGTGCACCTGCTCGGGTCCGAACCCCGGCGCCATGACCCGCACCAGGGGCTCGGCCAGCAGGCCGAGCAGGGCGAGACCCGGCACGACCACCAGCAGCACCACCGTGGCCAGGCCGCTGAAGGTGCGCCCGGCCTGGTCCCGCCGTCCGGACGTCACGTAGCCGGCCAGGACCGGCGTGGCGGCGGTGGCGATGGCGGTGGAAACCAGCCCCAGGACCAGATTGGGTACGCCCTGGGCGACCAGGAAGGCGTCGAGCTCGGGGCTGGCCCCGAAGACCGAGGCATAGATCGCCTCCCGTAGAAACCCCAGCACCCGGCTGCCGGCGGTCAAGAGGGCGATGATCAGGGTCGCGGCGGCCACGCCCTGGGCCGCCAGGGGCCGGCCGCCGGCACCCGGTCCTTTGGTCTCCCTGAGGGCCGCTGCATTGCCGTGCCCGTTCGACGGCCCGGTCCCGGCGGCGCCCCTGTAACGGTTAGCCGGCTGAGGGTGGGCCGCGCTGCCGGCACCCTTCGGTGACCCTAGGTTGACCGTGCCACTGGGACCGTTCGACAGCTGCGGGCCGGCTGCACCACCGGAGACGCCTGCCTCCCCCGGACGAGCCGGCCCCCCTGCCCCCGCCTTCAGGTCGCGCGACTCCGCTTGGGCTTGTCGATCGCCATGCTGCTCCCGTGCCTGCCGGGCCACATCGTGCCCTCCCCGGGGGATTGCCGCCTGTCCAACGCCCTTCCTGTTATCATCTGGTTGCGTCGCTGCGCGGTCAACTCCCGGCGCCCCCTACCGATAACCGGGAGTGATCGGGACGAACGGGGGAGTTGCCTGTGGATCTGGGAAGCATCATCGGGTTGATCGCCGGTGTGGCGTCCGTGCTCATCGCCAACGTGATGGAGGGCGGCCACCTCGATCAGTTACTGAACCCCTCGGCCAGCCTGCTGGTCTTCGGCGGTACCTTAGGTGCCACCCTGGCCAGCTCGGGCCTGCAGAACGTCCTGCTGGTCCCGGGGGCCATCGCCTACGCCCTGCGGGCGCCCAAGCTCCAGCCCGGCGCCCTGATCGAGAAGCTCGTCTCCCTGGCCCAGCAAGCCCGTCGCGAGGGCCTGTTGTCGCTGGAAGACGAGCGCAAGAACCTGGATGACCCGTTCTTCGCCAAGGGACTGCAGTTCGTCATCGACGGCGCGGACCCCGAGATGGTCGAAGAGGTCATGGAAAACGCCATCCAGGCCGAGCAGCGCCACTATCTGGTAGCGGCCGGGGTCCTCGAGACGGCCGGCGGTTACGCCCCCACCATGGGCATCATCGGCACCGTTCTGGGCCTGATCCACGTCCTGGGCAACCTCCAGGATACCGCATCCCTGGGGCCCGCCATCGCCGTCGCCTTCATGGCCACCTTCTACGGCATCGCCAGCGCCAACCTGCTCTGGCTGCCCCTGGCCAACAAGATCAAGGCCAACGTCCAGGCCGAGACGGAACTGCGGCGGATGGTGGTCGAGGGCATCCTCTCGATTCAGAGTGGCGACAACCCTATGATCGTCCGTGAGAAGCTGGAGGCCTTCCTGGCGGCCGGAGCCGGCGGCGGCAAGGCCGCAAAGGCCGGCTCCGGCGTGGCGGCCGGGGACCGTGCCGGGGCGAGCGGCGCCCGGGGCGAGGCGGGCACCCGGACGGCCGGGGTGGGTGACTGATGGACGTGCAGTTCCGTTCCGGCAGCTTCGGGCCCGGCGCCCGCGGCTTCCCGTCCGGCAGCGGCCCGGGATCCGGCCCCGGCGGTGGAACCGGCCTGGCCGCCGGCCGCGAGCGGGAGGGCCGGGCCGGAACCCGCCATGGAACCGGCCGGGCCCGCCGCAACGCCGTCACGGGGGGCCACGGCGCCGGCCATGGCGGGGGCGGAGGGGGCCACGACGGTGCCGGGTCCATGCGCTGGCTTCTCACCTACGCTGACCTGATCACCCTCCTGCTCGCCTTCTTCGTTGTTATGTACGCCATGTCCGAGGTCAACGTCGCCCGCTACCAGGCGCTGGCCGCCTCCCTGCGTGCCGCCTTCGCCACGGCCGGCGAGACCGTGATCGACACCCAGGGATGGTCGCCCGACGCCCGCAAGGTGCTGGACGGGCTCAACCAGGACACCGGCCAGCCTAACCCGCCCGGGTTGCCGGGAGCGGGAGGCACCCCGCCCTCCATCCCTGAACTTCCCGCCGGCACCTCCCTGCCCCCCATGTCCGCGGAGGAGCGGGAGCAGCTGGAGGGGCTGGTCGGGCGGGTCAACGAGGCCTTGCGGGATGCGGGCCTGGGCGGCCGGGCCTCGGCCCGGCTGACGGAGCGGGGCGTGGCCATCATCTTCGACGACCAGGTCTTCTTCGACCTGGGCCGGGCCGAGCTGCGGCCCGAAGGCCAGGACCTGCTGCGCCGCCTGGCGCCCATCCTGGCCCAGGTTCCCGGTACAATCTTGGTGGAAGGACACACCGACAACCTGCCGATCCGCAGCGGCCGTTACCCCTCCAACTGGGAGCTCTCGACAGCCCGGGCCACCACCGTCGTGCGGTACCTGGCCGAGCGGGCCGGGCTCGACCCCCGGCGGCTGGCCGCGGCGGGGTACGGCGAGTGGCGGCCCCGGTTCCCCAACACCAGCGAGGCCAACCGGGCCCGAAACCGGCGGGTCGAGATCGTCCTGCTTCGGCCCAGCCTGGATCCCACCGCCCGCATCGGCGGGGAGGACGGTGCACCTTGACCCACCAGGGTCCCAGAAAACAGGTCTCCGGTCCCAGGGAAGAAAGGTTGATGTTTCCAGGGGCCCCCCTTAACGTAGATGACAAATGATGGGCCTGCAGCCGGTAGGCGGGGCCAGGCATCGCCAGGGGCGGCGAGGCGGTTCGGGCACGAGCCCGGCGCCCAAAGCCCCGCCGGGATGGGAGGGGACGAGGTGGCACGTGCAGCAGGCGGTTCCGGAGAAGCCGGACACCCGGAGCATCCGGGCACACCTTGGCATCCCACCCCGCGAGGGGAGGCGCCGGGTTCGGCCCGTGAAGGGGAGGGGACACCGTCCGGCCCGCAGGGCGTCTCCGCAGAAGACGCGGTCTTCATGGTCCGCGAGTCGGCGGCGACCCTGGCCGAGGCGGCGGCGGCGGGCCGGTTCGACCTCCTGGACGAACCGGCGGCCCTGGAGTCCTACACCGTCCGCACCTTCGGGGCCAGCCTGCGCCGGACGGGGCCGGCGGCCATCCGGCAACTCCTCACCGTCCTCGCCCTGTACGACGACCTGACCTACCGGCATAGCCGGCGGGTGGCCGCCCTGACCTGCCGCCTGGCCCGGCGGGTAGGCTGGCGGGGGGAGCCCCTGCGCCTGCTCAACCTGGCCGGGATCCTCCACGACACCGGCAAGCTGGCGGTGGATCCGCGGATCCTCCATAAACCCGGCCGGCTTGACGCGGAGGAGTGGGAGCTCATCCGGCGTCACCCCCTGGTCAGCGAGCAACTGACCCGGCGGGTGGCCGGTCTGCCCGCGGTGGCAACGTGGGTCCGATCCCACCACGAGCGGTGGGACGGGGGCGGTTACCCCGACGGGCTGGCAGGCCCTGCCATCCCGCCGGCCGCCCGCATCCTGGCGGTGGCCGACGCCTTCGACGCCATGGTGGGCGGGCGCCCCTACCACCGGCAGGTGATCACCGTCGACATGGCCCTGGCGGAGATCGAGCGCAACGCCGGGCGCCAGTTCGACCCCTACCTGGCGGAGGTGTTCGTCGGCATGATGGGGACCGCCCGCGATGCCGCGGCGGGGCTCGAGCCGTAGCGGGCCGGGCCGAACGGGGCAGGGGGGAGGCCCGGTGGCCGCCAGGGCGGTCGAACCGGCCCGGCGGCGGCGGGAAGGAAAGGGGGGATACCGGTGAAGCGGCTGGTGAAGTGGCTGGCCGGCGCCGGCCTGGCGGCGTTCCTGCTGGCCGGTACGGGCGGGACGAGCGAGGCGAAGATGATGGCCAGCCCCTGGCGGCCTTCCTTCGCGAGCCCGGCAGACTTCTACGACATTCAGGTCGATTGGGGTACGCCGGCGGCGCCCGTGGTGAAGCCGATTCACGATCGCCAGGAGGCGATCTGGCCTGACGCGGCAGACAACGCCGGCCCCAAGAAGTAAGGGGAAGGGGAGCATGGGGGTGGGCGGTCGGGAGCACGAACCCGGCCGCTCCGCCCATTCCCGCGCGGCCCGTCACCTGATGTCGCGGAGGGCATGATGGTGGGAAGGCGTCATCCAGGCACGATCCCGACCGCTGACGTCAACGCCGACAGGGCCCTTCACGCGGCCTCCATGCGCCGGCTTGTCGAGCGCGGCCTCCAGGCCATGGATGAGCGGGACGGCCTGACCGCCTTGCACTGCTTTCAACGGGCCAGCGACATGGCGTTCAAGTACCGCCTCGGTGCCGAGGCGCAGGCAGGAACGCAGCTGAACCTGGCCCTCGCGCACCGGCTCATCGGCGACCTTGAGGGGGCTGCTTCGGTCCTGCAGCGTCTCCTGCAGGGCGACGACCTGGTCCCAGACCAGCGGGCCATGGTTTGGAACATTCTCGGCACCGTCCATTTCGCGTCCGGGCGGTACCGGCCCGCGGCCCACGCCTTGTTGCGAGCATGGCGCTTGATGAGGAACCGCCGCTACGTTTCGGAACTTCGGGTCGAGGTGGCAGGAAACCTGGCTACGGTGTATCTGGAGCTGCGCCGTCCCACCAGGGCCTTGACCTGGGCCTCCCGCGCCGCCTGGCAGGCCCGCCACGCCGGTACGCCCCACCGCCAGTTCGCCACCCTCCAGCTCATCGCCGCCCGCCTCGCCCTAGGCCAGACGGAGCGGGCCGCCAGGGGCATTGCCCGCCTTGAGCGGTCGATTCTGCCCGAGCACGCCAGCCTCTTCTGGCGGCTCTATGCGGACTACTCTTTCCGCACGGGCGACCAGCAGCAAGCAGTGGCCCTAGCAGCCCGGTCCCTCGATGCAGCCGTATGCGACCTCAGCGCCGAAGACATCACCGCCGCCGCCCGGGCCTTGGCCCGGCACAAGGGCTGTGATGCCGCCCCACATGCGGCCGAGACCCTGATCGCCTATTCCCGCACATACCGCTCCTGGATCACCGCCTTTGCCACGGCCTGTCAGCAGTTGGAGCTGGCCCGCGAAAAGCAGGTCGTGGCCTTACTGGTGGCGGCCGATGGACTGATCCTCACCCGGGCGGGAGGCGAGGAAATTCTTCACAAGCTCACTCTGCAGGGGTACCACGCGGGCGGTCGAATGGATGCCATGCCCGGCGCCGGTCTTTCCCTTGATGAAGCCCAAGCGGACTTATCCACCGGGAGCAACGGGATGTGGGGCTGGGCGCAGATCACAGCAGACCACCACACCGATGGTGTTGCTCCTGCCGGTGGTGGGACCAGCACCCGGGGTCCGACCGCGTTCCGCACGGAGCGGAGGGCCTCGGGA
This is a stretch of genomic DNA from Thermaerobacter sp. PB12/4term. It encodes these proteins:
- a CDS encoding flagellar motor protein, with amino-acid sequence MDLGSIIGLIAGVASVLIANVMEGGHLDQLLNPSASLLVFGGTLGATLASSGLQNVLLVPGAIAYALRAPKLQPGALIEKLVSLAQQARREGLLSLEDERKNLDDPFFAKGLQFVIDGADPEMVEEVMENAIQAEQRHYLVAAGVLETAGGYAPTMGIIGTVLGLIHVLGNLQDTASLGPAIAVAFMATFYGIASANLLWLPLANKIKANVQAETELRRMVVEGILSIQSGDNPMIVREKLEAFLAAGAGGGKAAKAGSGVAAGDRAGASGARGEAGTRTAGVGD
- a CDS encoding flagellar motor protein MotB, whose product is MDVQFRSGSFGPGARGFPSGSGPGSGPGGGTGLAAGREREGRAGTRHGTGRARRNAVTGGHGAGHGGGGGGHDGAGSMRWLLTYADLITLLLAFFVVMYAMSEVNVARYQALAASLRAAFATAGETVIDTQGWSPDARKVLDGLNQDTGQPNPPGLPGAGGTPPSIPELPAGTSLPPMSAEEREQLEGLVGRVNEALRDAGLGGRASARLTERGVAIIFDDQVFFDLGRAELRPEGQDLLRRLAPILAQVPGTILVEGHTDNLPIRSGRYPSNWELSTARATTVVRYLAERAGLDPRRLAAAGYGEWRPRFPNTSEANRARNRRVEIVLLRPSLDPTARIGGEDGAP
- a CDS encoding HD-GYP domain-containing protein codes for the protein MVRESAATLAEAAAAGRFDLLDEPAALESYTVRTFGASLRRTGPAAIRQLLTVLALYDDLTYRHSRRVAALTCRLARRVGWRGEPLRLLNLAGILHDTGKLAVDPRILHKPGRLDAEEWELIRRHPLVSEQLTRRVAGLPAVATWVRSHHERWDGGGYPDGLAGPAIPPAARILAVADAFDAMVGGRPYHRQVITVDMALAEIERNAGRQFDPYLAEVFVGMMGTARDAAAGLEP